Proteins from one Eubalaena glacialis isolate mEubGla1 chromosome 8, mEubGla1.1.hap2.+ XY, whole genome shotgun sequence genomic window:
- the TMEM176B gene encoding transmembrane protein 176B, which translates to MTQNMLVVNGVDVASTLSQPTHIDIHIHQESALAQLLKAGSSLMEHLSHRPAKARIGYGQLALGVTQILLGATSCALGGLLYLGPWIQLRASGCAFWAGFVAIAAGVGAVVHEKHWGKLSGCISSLLTLAGIGTAVAAVVFCVNSLTWQPDVFYDISSVCDSLVPATPTFGYKQTERSNSYSSWKEERCRNYMQMLMDLFLGIRGLLLAVCVLQVIASLASLGVGLRRFCGQSSRALDEEGSEEKLWGKNSVPPSSHKEKSTAVVL; encoded by the exons ATGACCCAAAACATGCTGGTTGTGAATGGAGTCGATGTGGCCTCTACGCTGTCCCAGCCCACTCACATCGACATCCACATCCACCAGGAATCCGCTTTGGCACAACTGCTAAAAGCTGGGAGTTCCCTGATGGAGCACCTGTCCCACCGTCCTGCCAAGGCCAGGATAGGCTATGGACAGCTGGCGCTAGGG GTGACCCAGATATTGCTGGGGGCTACGAGCTGTGCTCTTGGAGGGCTTCTCTACTTGGGGCCCTGGATTCAGCTGCGTGCCTCAGGCTGTGCCTTTTGGGCAGGGTTTGTG GCCATTGCAGCAGGAGTTGGGGCCGTTGTCCATGAGAAGCACTGGGGAAAACTTTCA GGCTGCATATCAAGTCTGCTCACCCTGGCTGGCATTGGCACGGCCGTGGCCGCTGTTGTCTTCTGTGTGAATAGTTTAACCTGGCAACCTGATGTCTTCTATGACATCAGCTCCGTGTGTGATTCCTTAGTCCCTGCCACCCCCACCTTTGGGTACAAACAGACTGAACGAAGCAATTCCTATTCATCGTGGAAGGAGGAGCGCTGCAGAAACTACATGCAAATGCTGATG GATTTGTTCCTGGGAATCCGTGGTCTGCTCCTGGCCGTCTGTGTCCTGCAGGTCATTGCATCCTTGGCTTCCCTGGGCGTGGGTCTTCGACGCTTCTGTGGCCAGAGCTCCCGGGCCCTG gatgaaGAAGGGTCAGAGGAGAAGCTGTGGGGGAAGAATTCagtgcctccctcctcccacaaGGAGAAGAGCACAGCTGTTGTCCTGTGA
- the TMEM176A gene encoding transmembrane protein 176A, with protein MADGGEVAAGAPQPTCIKVHIHQESALAKLLLSGCSLLQPRVPSPHASSRALGRRRLLVASWAAQIVLGVLSGVLGGFLFIFYYTTLLGSGAPIWTGAVAVLAGAVAFIYEKRGGTYWALLRTLLALAAFSTATAAIIIGARSFHEYHHVFFFHGICDVSPSWEPTRAPSSPSADVGRLQLCTSYVNMLKALLLSINAMLLGVWALLLLASLVPLCLCCWRKYRSKEKRDPPLEETAGSE; from the exons ATGGCAGATGGCGGGGAGGTGGCCGCTGGGGCTCCCCAGCCCACCTGCATCAAGGTGCACATCCACCAGGAGTCGGCTCTGGCCAAGCTGCTGCTGAGCGGGTGCTCCCTGCTGCAGCCCCGCGTGCCCTCGCCCCACGCCTCCTCCCGGGCCCTGGGCCGCCGCCGGCTGCTGGTGGCCTCCTGG GCGGCGCAGATCGTGCTGGGGGTGTTGAGTGGGGTCCTGGGAGGATTCCTCTTCATCTTCTACTACACCACGCTGCTTGGATCGGGAGCTCCCATCTGGACAGGGGCGGTG GCTGTGCTGGCTGGAGCTGTCGCCTTCATTTATGAGAAACGAGGTGGCACCTACTGG GCCCTGCTGAGGACCCTGCTCGCCCTGGCAGCTTTCTCCACAGCCACAGCCGCCATCATCATTGGGGCTAGAAGTTTCCATGAGTACcaccatgtttttttctttcatggtatCTGTGATGTCTCCCCTTCCTGGGAGCCCACCAGGGCCCCCAGCTCTCCGAGTGCAGACGTGGGAAGGCTGCAGCTGTGCACCTCCTATGTGAACATGCTGAAG gccctgctcctAAGCATCAATGCCATGCTGTTGGGGGTCTGGGCTCTACTGCTTCTGGCATCTCTGGTCCCCCTGTGTCTGTGCTGCTGGAGAAAATACCGATCTAAGGAG AAAAGAGACCCTCCCTTGGAAGAAACTGCTGGGAGTGAGTGA